A stretch of the Tardiphaga sp. 709 genome encodes the following:
- a CDS encoding TIGR00730 family Rossman fold protein, whose translation MSTIKTICVYCGSGPGTNPSFVESAVTLGKIMAEQGIGLVYGGGSIGLMGAVAKSVLDNGGRVTGIIPEFLTKRENALTAAQELIVTHDMHERKRLMFERSDAFVALPGGIGTLEELVEQLTWQQLGRHSKPILMANIDNFWEPLLELLKHMRSTAFIRPTLPLDVLTADRAEDILPRLRTAAALASDEAKKLAPDVATRL comes from the coding sequence ATGAGCACAATTAAAACGATTTGCGTCTATTGCGGCTCCGGCCCCGGTACCAATCCCAGTTTCGTCGAATCAGCCGTTACGCTCGGCAAGATCATGGCCGAGCAAGGTATCGGCCTAGTCTATGGCGGCGGCTCCATCGGCCTGATGGGCGCGGTAGCCAAGTCCGTGCTGGACAATGGCGGACGGGTCACCGGCATCATCCCGGAATTCCTGACCAAGCGCGAAAACGCGCTGACCGCCGCCCAGGAACTGATCGTCACCCACGACATGCATGAGCGCAAACGGCTGATGTTTGAGCGGTCGGACGCCTTCGTCGCCCTGCCCGGCGGCATCGGCACGTTGGAAGAGCTGGTCGAACAGCTCACCTGGCAACAGCTCGGCCGCCACAGCAAGCCGATCCTGATGGCCAATATCGATAACTTCTGGGAGCCGCTGCTCGAGCTGCTCAAACACATGCGCTCGACCGCCTTCATCCGGCCGACACTGCCGCTGGACGTGCTGACGGCCGACCGTGCCGAAGACATCCTGCCCCGGCTCCGCACCGCTGCGGCACTGGCCTCCGACGAAGCCAAGAAGCTGGCTCCGGACGTCGCGACGCGGCTCTGA
- a CDS encoding ABC transporter ATP-binding protein/permease, producing the protein MSDSDPALNDETAPNPAYIERGTLFGTLAHLWPYIWPGDRDDLKMRVVWSMLLLLVAKAATLTVPFTFKWAIDALTGADTAPVQSSNWTLWLIASPVAMTVSYGAIRVLMAIFTQWRDGIFAKVAMHAVRKLAYLTFVHMHELSLRFHLERKTGGLTRVLERGRAGIEVIVRMVILQLVPTIVELLLVMGVLLWQFDWRYVLVVAITVVVYMYYTYLATEWRIAIRRNMNESDTEANTKAIDSLLNYETVKYFSAETREAERYDKTVERFERASVKTYTSLAVLNTGQAIIFTLGLTSTMLMCAVGVRNGTHTVGDFVMINAMMIQLYQPLNFMGMVYREIKQAIIDIEKMFGVLNRNPEVKDIPGAKPLLVTSGAVRFDDVRFAYDPERPILKGLSFEVPAGKTVAIVGPSGAGKSTISRLLFRLYDVSGGTISIDGQNIRNVTQASLRQSIGMVPQDTVLFNDTIRYNIRYGRWDATDEEVEEAARMAQIDPFIRMSPKGYETEVGERGLKLSGGEKQRVAIARTVLKGPPILLLDEATSALDSHTEQEIQDALEKVSQGRTSLVIAHRLSTIVGADEIIVLDQGRIAERGTHGQLLAAGGLYASMWNRQREAQEARERLAQIGDDAIAPNRTPPPVDDDRLMTPDAAE; encoded by the coding sequence ATGTCTGATTCCGATCCCGCGCTGAACGACGAGACAGCTCCCAACCCGGCCTATATCGAGCGCGGCACGCTGTTCGGAACGCTCGCCCATTTGTGGCCCTATATCTGGCCGGGCGACCGCGACGACCTGAAGATGCGCGTCGTCTGGTCCATGCTGCTGCTGCTGGTCGCCAAGGCGGCCACCCTGACAGTGCCGTTCACCTTCAAATGGGCGATCGATGCGCTGACCGGCGCCGATACGGCTCCGGTCCAGTCCTCGAACTGGACGCTGTGGCTGATCGCATCGCCGGTCGCCATGACCGTCAGCTACGGCGCGATCCGCGTGCTGATGGCGATCTTCACGCAATGGCGCGACGGCATCTTTGCCAAAGTGGCGATGCATGCAGTGCGCAAGCTGGCCTATCTCACTTTCGTCCATATGCACGAACTGTCGCTGCGCTTTCATCTGGAGCGCAAGACCGGTGGTTTGACGCGCGTGCTCGAACGCGGCCGCGCAGGCATCGAAGTCATCGTGCGCATGGTGATCCTGCAACTGGTGCCGACCATCGTCGAGCTGTTGCTGGTGATGGGTGTGCTGCTCTGGCAGTTCGACTGGCGCTATGTGCTGGTCGTAGCGATCACCGTGGTCGTCTACATGTATTATACGTATCTGGCGACCGAGTGGCGCATCGCCATCCGCCGCAATATGAACGAGTCCGATACCGAGGCGAATACCAAGGCGATCGACTCGCTGCTGAACTACGAGACGGTCAAATATTTCAGCGCCGAAACGCGTGAGGCCGAACGCTATGACAAGACCGTCGAGCGCTTCGAGCGCGCCAGCGTCAAGACCTATACCTCGCTGGCTGTCCTCAATACCGGGCAGGCGATCATCTTCACGCTCGGTCTGACATCGACCATGCTGATGTGTGCGGTCGGCGTGCGCAACGGCACCCACACGGTGGGCGATTTTGTCATGATCAACGCCATGATGATCCAGCTGTACCAGCCGCTGAATTTCATGGGCATGGTCTATCGCGAGATCAAGCAGGCGATCATCGACATCGAGAAGATGTTCGGTGTCCTGAACCGCAATCCGGAAGTGAAGGATATTCCAGGAGCCAAGCCGCTGCTGGTGACATCCGGCGCTGTGCGCTTCGACGATGTACGTTTCGCCTACGATCCGGAGCGGCCAATCTTGAAGGGGCTCTCCTTCGAGGTGCCGGCCGGCAAGACCGTCGCCATCGTCGGCCCGTCGGGCGCCGGCAAGTCGACGATCTCGCGGCTGCTGTTCCGGCTCTATGACGTGTCCGGTGGCACGATCTCCATCGACGGCCAGAACATTCGCAATGTCACGCAGGCCTCGTTGCGCCAGTCGATCGGCATGGTCCCGCAGGACACCGTGCTGTTCAACGACACCATTCGCTACAACATCCGCTACGGCCGCTGGGACGCGACGGACGAAGAGGTCGAGGAAGCTGCCCGGATGGCGCAGATCGACCCGTTCATCCGGATGTCGCCGAAGGGCTACGAGACCGAAGTGGGCGAGCGCGGACTGAAACTCTCCGGCGGCGAGAAGCAGCGCGTGGCCATTGCGCGGACCGTGCTGAAGGGCCCGCCGATCTTGCTGCTCGACGAAGCGACGTCGGCGCTCGATAGCCATACCGAGCAGGAGATCCAGGACGCGCTGGAGAAGGTCTCGCAGGGCCGTACCTCGCTGGTGATTGCGCATCGACTGTCCACCATTGTCGGCGCCGACGAGATCATCGTGCTCGACCAGGGCCGGATCGCCGAGCGCGGCACCCATGGCCAGTTGCTGGCCGCCGGCGGTCTCTATGCCAGCATGTGGAACCGGCAGCGCGAGGCCCAGGAGGCCCGCGAACGGCTCGCCCAGATAGGCGACGATGCCATCGCCCCCAATCGCACTCCGCCGCCGGTCGACGACGATCGCCTGATGACGCCTGACGCGGCGGAATAA
- a CDS encoding flagellar motor protein MotB produces the protein MAKKKRGEAHGGHGWFVTFADLMALLLSYFVMLVAFSSPDGAKLKIVAGSVREAFGVQSDARYSGVIESDGLPTRGQTKNKDHVSPDDASNVTSPSEKGGRPAGAKLKMDREFALASASLRQALQDMPEINEISKNIMFEETKQGLNLEIIDQNGRSMFADGSKVPYERTRLLLQKLAGPLKATPLRVAIVGHTAAGFVPARSEYDAFDLSADRANVVRQILEREGLPSSHIFSVSGKADSQPLFPDDPTMAANRRVTITLMREDPPLPPNLKP, from the coding sequence ATGGCGAAGAAAAAGCGCGGAGAAGCACACGGCGGCCACGGCTGGTTCGTGACCTTCGCCGACCTGATGGCGCTGCTGCTCAGCTACTTCGTCATGCTCGTGGCATTCTCCAGCCCTGACGGCGCCAAACTCAAGATCGTTGCCGGCTCGGTCCGCGAAGCCTTCGGCGTGCAATCCGATGCGCGATATTCGGGCGTGATCGAATCCGATGGTCTGCCGACGCGCGGCCAGACGAAGAACAAGGACCATGTGTCGCCGGACGATGCGTCCAACGTCACCAGTCCGAGCGAGAAGGGCGGCCGTCCCGCGGGCGCCAAGCTGAAGATGGACCGCGAATTCGCGCTCGCCTCGGCGTCACTGCGGCAGGCGCTGCAGGACATGCCGGAGATCAACGAGATCTCCAAGAACATCATGTTCGAGGAAACCAAGCAGGGCCTCAATCTGGAAATCATCGACCAGAACGGCCGCTCGATGTTTGCTGACGGATCCAAGGTTCCCTATGAGCGCACACGTCTGTTGCTGCAGAAGCTCGCCGGGCCACTAAAGGCAACACCGCTGCGCGTGGCTATCGTCGGTCACACCGCCGCGGGCTTCGTACCGGCGCGCAGCGAATACGATGCATTCGATCTGTCGGCCGATCGCGCCAATGTCGTTCGACAGATTCTGGAACGGGAAGGGCTGCCGTCGTCCCATATCTTCTCGGTGTCGGGCAAGGCGGACAGCCAGCCGCTATTCCCCGACGATCCGACCATGGCTGCCAACCGGCGGGTGACCATTACGCTGATGCGGGAAGACCCCCCGCTGCCGCCAAACCTCAAGCCGTAA
- a CDS encoding RraA family protein, which produces MTNSATGPLPASVLEALGRYDTPTICNAMEIVAPERRLIGYTTRPLVCPFPNLPPIVGYARTASIRATMASGLPAAEQKARRLAYYEYVGTGIGPRISVIQDIDGPDAGYGAFWGEVNSAVHKALGCLGVVTDGSIRDIPQWAPDFQALAGTIGPSHAHVHVSEFGNEIRVAGMSVRSDDLIHADQHGAVVIPLDVAAKLPEAAELCGRRETPILDIARSPSFTLEKLKEAMARSSEIH; this is translated from the coding sequence GTGACGAATTCCGCGACCGGTCCGCTGCCCGCATCCGTTCTGGAAGCACTGGGCCGCTACGACACGCCGACCATCTGCAATGCGATGGAGATCGTCGCCCCCGAGCGCCGGTTGATCGGCTACACCACGCGTCCGCTGGTTTGTCCGTTTCCGAATCTGCCGCCCATCGTCGGCTATGCGCGCACCGCGAGCATTCGCGCGACCATGGCGTCTGGTCTGCCTGCCGCGGAGCAGAAGGCGCGGCGGCTCGCTTACTACGAGTATGTCGGTACGGGCATCGGTCCGCGCATCAGCGTGATCCAGGATATCGACGGGCCCGACGCGGGCTATGGCGCGTTCTGGGGTGAGGTGAACAGCGCCGTACACAAGGCGCTCGGTTGCCTCGGTGTGGTCACCGATGGCTCGATCCGCGATATCCCGCAATGGGCCCCGGACTTCCAAGCGCTCGCCGGCACGATCGGTCCGTCGCATGCGCATGTGCATGTAAGCGAGTTCGGCAATGAAATACGCGTGGCCGGCATGAGTGTTCGTTCGGACGATCTGATCCATGCCGATCAACACGGCGCGGTTGTGATCCCGCTCGATGTCGCCGCGAAACTGCCGGAAGCGGCGGAGCTGTGCGGGCGGCGCGAGACACCCATTCTCGATATTGCGCGCAGTCCGTCATTCACGCTCGAGAAGCTGAAAGAGGCGATGGCGCGCTCGTCGGAAATACACTGA
- a CDS encoding class I SAM-dependent methyltransferase has translation MPQTKDMKKAWNERANRDPFFYVETELWDHDPEKFFALGRERATLLIDPVLAKYALDPVGKTAVDIGCGVGRFTQALGRRFTRAVGIDVSDVMVEKAKAAAAAFSNLDFVAGNGVVFPLASETADFVWSYEVFQHMPSHDVVKANLVEVARILRPSALGLIHFRTAHEYPTILWHIAKFVPTPVIQRLKMMLGKDPLTADTSWRGAKPLPKSTIADFCVAAGLKPIEFLDDPTHAPGSRTFVVVRRAV, from the coding sequence TTGCCTCAGACCAAGGATATGAAGAAAGCTTGGAATGAGCGAGCAAATCGTGACCCGTTCTTTTACGTCGAGACCGAGCTGTGGGATCACGATCCCGAAAAATTCTTCGCACTCGGTCGCGAACGCGCAACGCTGCTGATCGATCCTGTTCTCGCAAAATATGCACTTGATCCCGTCGGCAAGACGGCGGTCGATATCGGCTGCGGCGTCGGACGTTTCACGCAGGCGCTTGGCCGGCGTTTCACCAGGGCTGTCGGCATCGATGTGTCTGACGTCATGGTGGAAAAGGCCAAGGCGGCGGCAGCGGCGTTCAGCAATCTCGACTTCGTCGCCGGCAATGGCGTCGTGTTTCCCTTGGCGTCCGAAACTGCGGATTTCGTATGGTCATATGAGGTCTTTCAGCACATGCCGTCGCATGACGTCGTGAAGGCCAATCTGGTCGAGGTCGCCCGCATCCTGCGTCCATCCGCGCTTGGACTCATTCACTTCCGAACGGCGCATGAGTATCCGACTATCCTCTGGCATATCGCCAAGTTCGTCCCGACGCCTGTCATCCAGCGCCTGAAGATGATGCTCGGCAAGGATCCGCTGACGGCGGATACGTCGTGGCGTGGTGCAAAGCCGCTGCCGAAGAGCACGATCGCCGACTTCTGCGTGGCCGCTGGGCTCAAGCCCATCGAGTTTCTCGATGACCCGACCCACGCACCGGGATCACGTACCTTCGTGGTCGTCCGGCGCGCTGTCTGA
- a CDS encoding motility protein A, whose translation MDITTLVGFVAGIIVLCTLVLMGGSFGMFYDIHAVIIIFGGSFAATLIRFPLSSILHGIPLGAKFAFTLSRLNARDLVDELARIAEIARKQGPVGLEKVETDDAFLAKGIRFVADGYDLEFIRDNLERDRDNFLMHLDEGSKIYRAIGDCAPAFGMIGTLLGMVQMFSNMSDPSKLGPFMAVALLATLYGAIVGNLICLPIADKLHVKVLDEETNRTLIIDGILMIRDSKSPALVREMLLAYLPEKHRHDESEPVPA comes from the coding sequence ATGGATATCACAACACTCGTCGGTTTTGTCGCTGGCATCATTGTGCTGTGTACCCTGGTCCTCATGGGCGGCAGCTTCGGGATGTTCTACGACATCCATGCCGTTATCATCATTTTCGGCGGTTCGTTTGCCGCGACGCTGATCCGCTTTCCGCTCTCGTCCATCCTTCATGGCATTCCGCTCGGCGCCAAATTTGCGTTCACGCTGAGCCGTCTGAACGCTCGTGATCTCGTTGACGAACTCGCTCGCATCGCGGAAATCGCAAGGAAGCAGGGACCGGTCGGACTCGAAAAAGTCGAAACTGATGATGCATTCCTCGCCAAGGGAATCCGCTTCGTTGCCGACGGCTACGACCTCGAATTCATCCGCGACAATCTTGAGCGCGACCGCGACAATTTCCTCATGCATCTCGACGAAGGCTCGAAGATCTACCGCGCCATCGGCGATTGCGCGCCGGCCTTCGGCATGATCGGTACGCTGCTGGGCATGGTGCAGATGTTCTCGAACATGTCCGATCCGTCCAAGCTCGGACCGTTCATGGCCGTCGCGCTGCTGGCGACGCTGTATGGCGCGATCGTCGGCAACCTGATCTGTCTGCCCATCGCCGACAAACTGCACGTCAAGGTGCTCGATGAAGAGACCAACCGCACGCTCATCATCGACGGCATCCTGATGATCCGCGACTCGAAGAGCCCGGCGCTGGTGCGCGAAATGCTGCTGGCCTATCTGCCCGAGAAGCACCGCCATGACGAAAGTGAGCCGGTCCCAGCGTAA
- a CDS encoding potassium transporter Kup, which yields MAVTETTGEGPIEVPVHTGFWSLTVGSIGVVFGDIGTSPLYAFREAVHGATHGAPVTPVIVLGVLSLILWALFIVVTAKYVLFLLRADNNGEGGTLSLMALGQRALGRRSLPLMVLGVIGASMFIGDSMITPAISVLSAVEGLKLKAPALEPYVVPVTVAILVVLFSVQRIGTAKVASAFGPVMIIWFTTLALMGASHISDDPTVLKAINPYYAVQFMLSHGTIGLVTLGAVFLAVTGGEALYADLGHFGRRPIQYGWFFFVLPALMINYFGQGALVLSNPAAIENPFYRMAPESMLLPLIALATAATVIASQAVITGAYSLVRQAVQLGLLPRFEVRFTSETHAGQIYLPRVNRLLLIGVLLLVLLFKSSSGLASAYGIAVSTTMVADGIMGFVVIWKLWNWKAATAAAIIAPLVFVDLAFLSANLLKLLEGAWVPLLFGVLMAGMIWTWRRGAAILITKTRRIEVPLRDLIKSLEKRPPHIVKGTAVFLTSDPEFVPTALLHNLKHNKVLHEHNVILTIETAQTPKVDLGERVRMENISDKFSMVKLRFGFMESPNVPKALVVARKLGWQFDIMATSFFVSRRSLKPSAQSGMPLWQDHLFIALSRSANDATDYFQIPTGRVVEVGTQVTI from the coding sequence ATGGCCGTTACGGAAACAACAGGCGAGGGACCGATCGAAGTTCCGGTTCATACCGGCTTCTGGTCGCTCACGGTCGGCAGTATCGGCGTCGTATTTGGCGACATCGGAACGTCGCCACTTTACGCTTTCCGCGAGGCGGTACACGGCGCGACGCATGGCGCCCCGGTGACGCCCGTCATCGTGCTCGGCGTGCTCTCATTGATCCTGTGGGCGCTGTTCATCGTCGTGACAGCGAAATACGTGCTGTTCCTGCTGCGCGCCGACAACAATGGCGAGGGCGGGACGCTGTCGCTGATGGCGCTCGGCCAGCGTGCCTTGGGTCGGCGGAGCTTGCCGCTGATGGTACTGGGCGTGATCGGCGCCTCGATGTTCATCGGCGATTCCATGATCACTCCCGCGATTTCGGTGCTGTCGGCGGTGGAAGGTCTGAAACTCAAGGCGCCCGCGCTCGAACCCTATGTCGTGCCGGTTACGGTCGCGATTCTCGTGGTGCTGTTTTCCGTTCAGCGGATCGGTACCGCCAAGGTGGCATCCGCCTTCGGGCCGGTGATGATCATCTGGTTCACGACGCTGGCATTGATGGGTGCTTCGCACATCTCGGATGATCCGACCGTGCTGAAAGCGATCAATCCATATTATGCCGTACAGTTCATGTTGAGCCACGGCACCATTGGTCTCGTCACCTTGGGCGCAGTCTTCCTGGCCGTGACCGGCGGTGAGGCGCTCTACGCGGATCTCGGCCATTTCGGTCGCAGACCAATTCAATACGGCTGGTTCTTCTTCGTGCTGCCGGCGTTGATGATCAATTATTTCGGGCAGGGCGCGCTCGTGCTGTCGAACCCGGCCGCGATCGAAAATCCGTTCTATCGGATGGCACCTGAATCGATGCTGTTGCCGCTGATCGCGCTGGCGACGGCCGCTACCGTGATCGCGAGCCAAGCGGTGATCACCGGTGCCTATTCATTGGTGCGTCAGGCGGTGCAGCTTGGCCTGCTGCCGCGCTTCGAAGTGCGCTTCACCTCCGAGACCCATGCCGGCCAGATCTATTTGCCTCGGGTCAATCGTCTGCTGCTGATCGGTGTGCTGCTGCTGGTGCTGCTGTTCAAATCGTCGAGTGGTCTGGCCTCGGCCTATGGCATCGCGGTCTCCACCACCATGGTGGCTGATGGTATCATGGGCTTCGTGGTGATCTGGAAGCTGTGGAACTGGAAGGCCGCGACTGCCGCTGCGATCATAGCGCCGCTGGTGTTCGTTGATCTGGCCTTCCTCAGCGCCAATCTCCTGAAGCTGCTGGAAGGCGCTTGGGTGCCGTTGCTGTTCGGCGTGCTGATGGCCGGCATGATCTGGACCTGGCGCCGCGGCGCGGCGATCCTGATCACCAAGACGCGCCGTATCGAAGTGCCGTTGCGCGATCTCATCAAGAGTCTGGAAAAGCGCCCCCCGCATATCGTGAAGGGCACCGCGGTGTTTCTCACCAGCGATCCCGAATTCGTGCCGACGGCGCTGCTGCATAATCTGAAGCACAACAAGGTTCTGCACGAACACAACGTGATCCTGACCATCGAGACCGCGCAGACGCCGAAGGTCGATCTCGGCGAACGCGTTCGTATGGAGAATATCAGCGACAAGTTCTCGATGGTGAAGCTGCGTTTCGGCTTCATGGAATCGCCAAACGTCCCCAAGGCGCTGGTCGTCGCGCGTAAGCTCGGCTGGCAATTCGACATCATGGCGACGTCGTTCTTCGTGTCGCGGCGCTCGCTGAAGCCGTCGGCGCAATCCGGTATGCCGCTGTGGCAGGATCATCTGTTCATTGCGCTCAGCCGTTCGGCGAACGACGCCACCGACTATTTCCAGATCCCCACCGGACGCGTGGTGGAGGTCGGTACTCAGGTGACGATCTAA
- a CDS encoding VOC family protein → MIDHISIAVSNLERAVPFYERSFAPLGMTRLVTRPAMVGFGKTYPEIWLNLRAGMAPLPLDSGVHLCLRAKTTDEVDAFYAAAMAAGGVSESAPSLRPHDRVRYYATFIADADGNRIEVVTFPKDDATTS, encoded by the coding sequence ATGATCGATCACATCTCCATCGCGGTCAGCAATCTCGAACGTGCCGTGCCCTTCTACGAGCGTAGTTTCGCGCCGCTTGGCATGACCCGGCTGGTAACACGGCCGGCAATGGTTGGGTTCGGCAAGACCTATCCCGAAATCTGGCTCAATCTGCGTGCAGGCATGGCACCGCTACCGCTTGATAGCGGTGTGCATCTTTGTCTGCGCGCGAAGACGACGGATGAGGTTGATGCGTTTTATGCGGCAGCCATGGCCGCCGGCGGTGTCTCGGAAAGTGCGCCCTCGCTGCGGCCGCATGATCGCGTGCGCTACTATGCGACTTTCATCGCCGATGCCGATGGCAATCGCATCGAGGTGGTGACGTTCCCGAAGGACGACGCCACCACGTCGTAG
- the pssA gene encoding CDP-diacylglycerol--serine O-phosphatidyltransferase — MPPDQSPETRRRRFRTIPIRMLVPNMITLLAICAGLTAIRLSTEGRMELAVAAIVFAAVLDGVDGRVARMIKGQSKFGAELDSLADFVNFGVAPGLILYFWQLHDLSNAGWIAAMVFAIAGSLRLARFNATMDDPDKPAFAANFFTGMPAPLGALTVMLPIYLGFLGMPMPPAILTTLYTLLVGFLMVSRLPVFSGKAVNMRVPRELVLPVFVGVVLFIALLIGYPWHILSALSIMYLLSLPLGWKSYRDQERALAAQSVVPVDPAAPHASTPYTPGAPEIAPDDRPARLN; from the coding sequence ATGCCTCCTGACCAGTCTCCCGAGACGCGCCGCCGCCGGTTCCGGACCATTCCGATCCGGATGCTGGTGCCGAACATGATCACGCTGCTGGCGATCTGCGCCGGCCTGACGGCGATCCGCCTGTCCACCGAGGGCCGGATGGAACTCGCGGTTGCGGCCATCGTCTTCGCGGCCGTGCTCGATGGTGTCGATGGCCGTGTCGCCCGCATGATCAAAGGCCAGTCCAAATTCGGCGCCGAGCTCGACAGCCTGGCTGACTTCGTCAATTTCGGCGTTGCGCCTGGCCTGATCCTGTATTTCTGGCAGCTCCATGATCTCAGCAATGCTGGCTGGATCGCCGCGATGGTGTTCGCCATCGCCGGCAGTCTGCGGCTGGCGCGTTTCAACGCCACTATGGACGATCCGGACAAGCCGGCCTTTGCCGCGAACTTTTTCACGGGCATGCCGGCGCCGCTGGGCGCGCTCACCGTGATGCTGCCGATCTATCTGGGCTTCCTGGGCATGCCGATGCCGCCCGCCATCCTGACGACCCTCTACACGCTGCTGGTCGGCTTCCTGATGGTGTCGCGGCTGCCGGTGTTCTCCGGCAAGGCCGTGAACATGCGGGTGCCGCGTGAGCTGGTGCTGCCGGTGTTCGTCGGCGTCGTGCTCTTCATCGCGCTGCTGATCGGCTACCCCTGGCACATCCTGTCGGCGCTCTCGATCATGTATCTGCTGAGCCTTCCGCTGGGCTGGAAATCGTATCGCGATCAGGAACGTGCGCTCGCCGCGCAGTCGGTGGTCCCTGTCGATCCGGCGGCGCCCCATGCGTCGACGCCCTATACGCCGGGGGCACCTGAGATCGCACCGGATGATCGGCCCGCACGCCTGAACTGA
- a CDS encoding phosphatidylserine decarboxylase, with protein sequence MSIANSIRGQIPPIHKEGYPFIGAFALASLVLFWIWTPLGWIGTVLTVWCALFFRDPVRVTPTREGVVVSPADGKVSMVQPVLPPAELGLGDQPLLRISVFMSVFNVHVNRSPVAGRIERIAYRPGKFINAELDKASEDNERNSLVISTPGGRIGVVQIAGLVARRIVSFVREGQTLSAGERFGLIRFGSRLDIYLPEGSKALVAVGQTAIAGETVLADFRIGDGGRTYRVD encoded by the coding sequence ATGTCCATCGCAAATTCCATCCGTGGCCAGATCCCGCCGATCCACAAGGAAGGCTATCCGTTCATTGGCGCCTTTGCGCTGGCGAGCCTGGTGCTGTTCTGGATCTGGACGCCGCTCGGATGGATCGGCACGGTCCTGACGGTCTGGTGTGCGCTGTTCTTCCGCGATCCGGTCCGCGTAACCCCGACCCGCGAGGGTGTCGTGGTGTCGCCCGCCGACGGGAAAGTGTCGATGGTGCAGCCGGTGCTGCCGCCGGCCGAACTCGGCCTTGGCGACCAGCCGCTGCTGCGTATCTCGGTGTTCATGAGCGTCTTCAACGTCCACGTAAACCGCAGCCCGGTGGCTGGCCGGATCGAGCGCATTGCCTATCGGCCGGGCAAGTTCATCAATGCTGAGCTGGACAAGGCCAGCGAGGACAATGAGCGCAATTCGCTGGTGATTTCGACCCCCGGCGGCCGGATCGGCGTGGTGCAGATCGCCGGGCTTGTGGCGCGCCGGATCGTGTCCTTCGTGCGCGAGGGCCAGACCCTGAGCGCCGGCGAGCGCTTTGGCCTCATTCGCTTCGGCTCCCGGCTGGATATCTACCTGCCGGAAGGCAGCAAGGCGCTGGTGGCCGTGGGGCAGACCGCGATTGCCGGCGAGACCGTGCTGGCCGATTTCCGGATCGGTGACGGCGGCCGGACCTACCGCGTCGATTAA